In Mytilus edulis chromosome 6, xbMytEdul2.2, whole genome shotgun sequence, the following proteins share a genomic window:
- the LOC139528817 gene encoding fucolectin-like: MSSIFVRTGYNCCHSDLAVDGKKALWEGDIFMCAHTDRNDDHRPWWAVDLLNVYDINVIDIYGRTDDCCPNDLENFDVEIIMPTCSKNLDKGNIYHCHYQATGSQRITINCSPNTRGRIVRIKRRDKKALVIYEIEIYGDQINSLLQSGVSLSKTAYACGRIGYGYIGPVLDTSVAKNDIQCTRKCITKTACTAAEYDKTTNVCTLKGEFTNGTKSFLFQDIDKDVYIIP; encoded by the exons ATGTCATCAATATTTGTGCGAACAGGATATAATTGTTGTCACTCCGATTTAGCTGTTGATGGGAAAAAAGCGTTATGGGAAGGTGACATTTTTATGTGTGCACATACAGATAGAAACGATGATCATCGGCCATGGTGGGCAGTCGACCTACTGAATGTTTATGATATCAATGTGATAGATATTTATGGACGCACAGATGATTGCTGCC CCAACGATTTGGAAAACTTTGATGTGGAAATTATTATGCCAACATGTAGTAAAAATTTAGACAAGGGAAATATATATCACTGCCACTATCAAGCCACTGGAAGTCAAAGAATCACTATTAATTGCTCTCCAAACACCAGAGGGAGAATTGTCCGGATTAAACGCCGTGACAAGAAAGCATTGGTTATTtatgaaatagaaatatatggAGATCAGATCAACAGCCTGCTACAGTCAG GTGTTTCACTCTCTAAGACTGCATATGCATGTGGAAGAATCGGGTACGGATATATTGGTCCTGTCCTAGACACGTCTGTAGCAAAAAATGACATTCAGTGTACAAGAAAGTGCATCACCAAGACAGCCTGTACTGCTGCAGAGTATGACAAGACAACCAACGTGTGTACACTGAAAGGTGAATTTACGAATGGAACTAAGTCTTTTTTGTTTCAAGACATCGACAAGGATGTTTATATAATTCCTTAG